AAGTTCATATTGCAAAGATAAGGAAAACGGATAAGTATGAAAAGTAAAATGCTAAAAAGTTGGTCGATTCCATATTATTTCCTACTTTTGTTGCGAATAATAACTTACTAATTAAGGAAAAAGTATGAAAAGAACAGGAAAAATATCGCATTTTGTAGCCATCGCAGCATTTGCGCTGACTATCGGCTCGTGTACCACGAAGCAGTCTGCCGTAAATGATCTCGAAAGATTCTCTTATGAGCTGAGAGACAACAGCAGAGACTACACCGTGGATGAATGGAAAGGAGCTGTGGACAAGTTCGGCAAAATCCGGAAGCGTATTTCCAAGTATGATTACAATGCTGCTGAACGGCAGAAGATAGGTAAGCTCGAAGGACAGTGCGCCAAGTATATGGCAAACGGCGCCAAGGAGGGATTGCTGGACAAAGTTCTGGAGTTCGGTGGAGAATTGCAGGGTATTCTCGACGGCTTAGGCATTTTTAAATAAGGCTTCCTTGCTCATTCGCTATGCGTTCCCCGTGTAGCGAATGAGTGTCTCGTTTTTTATTTTTATATATATTCGCACATCGGTGCAATAATTAGGTATATACAGGGAAATTGATATTGAGCAATTTTGTTGCTATATTTAAGTTTTTTTGCGTCGAAAATGTTGTTATAGTTGTATGGTTTTAGTAACTTTGCAATTCAAATCCAAAATCTTAAATATGGCTGGTACAAAACAAATCAAGACTGCACTTATCTCGGTTTTTCACAAGGACGGTTTGGACGACCTGTTGAAGAAACTGAACGAAGAGGGTGTTAAATTTCTAAGTACGGGTGGCACGCAACAGTTTATTGAATCTCTTGGCTACGAATGCCAGAAGGTTGAAGACGTAACCACCTATCCTTCGATTCTCGGAGGTCGTGTGAAGACCTTGCATCCGAAAATATTCGGTGGCATTCTCTCTCGTCGCGATAATGAAAGCGATAGTGTGCAGATGAAGGAATACGAGATTCCAACCATCGACTTGGTTGTTGTGGACCTTTATCCTTTCGAGCAGACTGTGGCAAGCGGTGCCAGCGAGGCTAACATTATCGAGAAAATAGACATCGGCGGCATATCGCTGATTCGTGCCGGAGCGAAGAACTTCAACGATGTTGTGATTGTACCAAGCAAGGCAGAGTATCCGGTGCTCCTTCAGATACTGAATACTAAGGGTGCGCAGACTGATTTTGAAGACCGGAAAATGTTCGCAGAGCGTGCATTTGGTGTAAGCAGTCAGTATGATACAGCTATTCACAACTGGTTTGCCAAGTAATTTCAACTTGCAGAACTGGTTTTCAAAAAGCAATAATTTACTTGTTGGCAGTTTGTAAAACTAAGCCGGCATCTTATTTACAATTTATAAAGAATGGGATTATTTTCATTTATCCAGGAAATAGCAATGGACCTGGGAACAGCAAATACGATCATTATCAGTGATGACAAGATCGTTGTAGACGAACCTTCTGTGGTTGCGCTTGACCGTCGCACGGACAAGATGATTGCAGTAGGAGGTGATGCTAAAATGATGTACGAAAAGGAGCATCCTAACATTCGTACTATCCGACCACTTCGCGACGGTGTGATTGCAGACTTTACTGCCTGCGAGCAGATGATGCGTGGGCTTATCAAGATGGTTCATAGTGGGAACCGTTTGTTTTCGCCATCATTGAGAATGGTAATTGGTGTTCCTTCGGGCTCAACGGAAGTTGAACTCCGTGCCGTTCGCGATTCTGCTGAACACGCCGATGGCAGAGACGTGTATCTTATCTTCGAGCCAATGGCGGCAGCTCTCGGTATGGGGCTCGATGTTGAGGCACCGGAAGGAAATATGATTGTTGATATCGGTGGTGGCAGCACGGAAATTGCCGTGATTTCATTGGGAGGCATTGTCTGCAACAACTCTATCCGTGTGGCTGGCGATGATTTGACTGCCGACATTCAGGAGTATATGAGCCGTCAGCACAACGTGAAGGTCAGCGAGCGTATGGCGGAGCGTATCAAGGTTGCCGTGGGTTCTGCATTGACAGACTTGGGCGAAGAAGCTCCGGAAGATTACATTGTTCACGGTCCTAATCGCATTACTGCTCTTCCAATGGAGGTTCCTGTATGCTATCAGGAAATCGCACACTGTCTCGACAAGACTGTTGCAAAGATTGAAAACGCAGTTTTGTCAGCTCTTGAGAACACTCCGCCTGAACTGTATGCTGATATTGTGAAGAACGGTATCTACTTGAGTGGTGGTGGTGCATTGTTGCGTGGTATCGACAAGCGTCTGACCGATAAAATCAATATCCCATTCCATATTGCCGAGGATCCGTTGCACAGCGTTGCGAAGGGTGCAGGTATTGCACTTAACAATGTAGACCGTTTCTCATTCTTGATGAGATAATTATAAAAGCAAAACATATCTGTTATGGCAATGTCTCCCGATTGGAGGCATTGCTTTGATAGATATTTATGTTCCACAGTTCTAAGAATGCATAATCTAGCAGAGTTTTTGGCAAAATACAAACACTGGTTTCTTTTCCTGTTGCTGGAAATAATCAGTTTAGTACTTTTGTTCAGGTTCAATAACTATCAAGGCAGTGTGTGGTTTACTTCAGCCAACATTGTTGCTGGTAAGGCATACGAGGTAAGTTCGGAGATTTCGTCCTATCTGACAATGGGAAAAGCAAATGAAGAACTTACAAAACGGAATGTAGAACTGGAACTTCAGGTTAAGGAACTCTCTGGACAGCTTTATGAGAAGACGCGTGATCCGAAATATCTGAATAAAGGTCAGTACAGATACCTGTCGCAGTTTAAGTTGATTCACGCTAAAGTGGTTTCCAATTCTGTTTCAGGTTCCGATAATCTCATTACAATCAACAAAGGCTCAAGAGATGGCGTCCACGTTGATATGGGCGTGGCTTGTGGAAATGGCATTGTCGGTACAGTATATTTGGTTGGAATCCATTATTCCATTGTGATACCTGTATTGAATGCGAAGTCAAATATAAGCTGTTCTATTCAGGGAAGAAACTATTTCGGATATTTACATTGGGCAGGTGGTGCAACGGATATTGCCTATTTGGATGATGTGCCACGGCACGCAAAATTTGAAGTGGGCGATAGAGTTGTAACGAGTGGCTATTCCTCTATTTTCCCTGAAGGAATCTTAGTGGGTAAAGTTAAGCAGGTCTACAATTCTGAAGATGGTTTATCGTATCGAGTGGCTGTTCAACTGTCTACCGACTTTGGTAGTTTGCGCGACGTGAGCGTTATCGACGACGCCAGTATTCGCGAACAGAAAAAGATGATGGATGCTGCAAATGATTCCATCAGACGTTTGGGCGATGGCATTATGCCGGGAAATTAATCTTGTATGATAACTGGTCAGAAATTATTGCAACTATCAATTGTTCTGTAAAGACTAATTCGCTAAAGGATGAATATAGATTTTTTAAAAGGAACCTTGTGGTTTTTGATACTTGTACTTGCGCAAGTGTTTGTGCTCAATCACATACACTTGTTTGGTATAGCCACTCCGTTACTCTATATTTATTTTGTACTCCTTTTCAGAAGAAACACTCCTCAATGGATAATGCTCCTGTTGGCATTCTTTATGGGACTGGTTATTGATACATTTTCAAACACTCCGGGAGTATCGGCTGCTTCAATGACGTTGATAGCTGCGCTTCAGCCGTATGTTCTTCATCCGTTCATACCGCGTGATAGTGCTGACGACCTTCAACCCGGTATGGACACGTTAGGTTTCTTCCAATACGTGTGGTATGCAGCCATACTGACTGTTATTTTTACTCTTTCCTTTTTCTCTTTGGAGATGTTCAGTTTCTTCAATATCCTCGAATGGCTCGAATGTATAGGAGGAAGTACTTTGCTTACTTTGTTGATGATTCTTGTAATAGAACACGTGAGGAGTCGGTAAATGAAGAATTTTGATTTAGAAAAGCGTCGTCTGGTATTAAGTGGAGTGGCAATAGTTGTTATTATTGTCTATGTTATCCGTTTGTTTGCCTTACAGATCGCAAGCGATGATTACAGACAGAGAGCCGATTCCAATGCTTTTCTAAAAAAGATAGAGTTTCCGTCGCGTGGTATTATTACAGACCGTAATGGAAAGATTCTTGTTTATAACCAACCAGCCTATGACATTATGGTGGTTATGAACG
The Prevotella sp. HUN102 genome window above contains:
- a CDS encoding IMP cyclohydrolase — translated: MAGTKQIKTALISVFHKDGLDDLLKKLNEEGVKFLSTGGTQQFIESLGYECQKVEDVTTYPSILGGRVKTLHPKIFGGILSRRDNESDSVQMKEYEIPTIDLVVVDLYPFEQTVASGASEANIIEKIDIGGISLIRAGAKNFNDVVIVPSKAEYPVLLQILNTKGAQTDFEDRKMFAERAFGVSSQYDTAIHNWFAK
- a CDS encoding rod shape-determining protein, coding for MGLFSFIQEIAMDLGTANTIIISDDKIVVDEPSVVALDRRTDKMIAVGGDAKMMYEKEHPNIRTIRPLRDGVIADFTACEQMMRGLIKMVHSGNRLFSPSLRMVIGVPSGSTEVELRAVRDSAEHADGRDVYLIFEPMAAALGMGLDVEAPEGNMIVDIGGGSTEIAVISLGGIVCNNSIRVAGDDLTADIQEYMSRQHNVKVSERMAERIKVAVGSALTDLGEEAPEDYIVHGPNRITALPMEVPVCYQEIAHCLDKTVAKIENAVLSALENTPPELYADIVKNGIYLSGGGALLRGIDKRLTDKINIPFHIAEDPLHSVAKGAGIALNNVDRFSFLMR
- the mreC gene encoding rod shape-determining protein MreC, which gives rise to MHNLAEFLAKYKHWFLFLLLEIISLVLLFRFNNYQGSVWFTSANIVAGKAYEVSSEISSYLTMGKANEELTKRNVELELQVKELSGQLYEKTRDPKYLNKGQYRYLSQFKLIHAKVVSNSVSGSDNLITINKGSRDGVHVDMGVACGNGIVGTVYLVGIHYSIVIPVLNAKSNISCSIQGRNYFGYLHWAGGATDIAYLDDVPRHAKFEVGDRVVTSGYSSIFPEGILVGKVKQVYNSEDGLSYRVAVQLSTDFGSLRDVSVIDDASIREQKKMMDAANDSIRRLGDGIMPGN
- the mreD gene encoding rod shape-determining protein MreD — protein: MNIDFLKGTLWFLILVLAQVFVLNHIHLFGIATPLLYIYFVLLFRRNTPQWIMLLLAFFMGLVIDTFSNTPGVSAASMTLIAALQPYVLHPFIPRDSADDLQPGMDTLGFFQYVWYAAILTVIFTLSFFSLEMFSFFNILEWLECIGGSTLLTLLMILVIEHVRSR